A section of the Spirosoma pollinicola genome encodes:
- a CDS encoding class I SAM-dependent methyltransferase, protein MYKTTEITSAEIASDNPVHQRLLFPYVEAAILVSGNVLEIGCGWGRGLELLTKAANHYTGIDKNEELITSLSAEYPNSTFIAANIPPLSSLPDNTFDFIVTFQVIEHIQNDDLFIKEAHRVLKPGGKLLLTTVNKSFSLTRNPWHVREYYADGLKSLMGKYFPKVDTKGIHGNEKVMTYYEQNKESVKKLTRFDIFNLQYRLPRRLLQVPYDLMNRLNRNRLLQADGIAAEIDYTDYLVSKDPAGSLDFFYIATK, encoded by the coding sequence ATGTATAAGACAACTGAAATTACCTCCGCCGAAATCGCATCGGATAACCCTGTTCACCAACGGCTTTTGTTCCCCTATGTCGAAGCGGCTATCCTTGTAAGCGGCAACGTTCTCGAAATTGGCTGTGGCTGGGGCCGGGGACTTGAATTGCTGACCAAAGCGGCTAATCACTATACGGGTATCGACAAGAACGAGGAGTTAATTACCAGCCTCAGTGCCGAATACCCGAATTCGACGTTCATAGCGGCCAATATTCCGCCCCTCAGTAGCTTACCCGACAATACGTTCGACTTTATCGTAACGTTTCAGGTCATCGAACATATTCAAAATGACGACCTGTTTATTAAAGAAGCGCATCGCGTCCTGAAACCGGGTGGTAAGCTGTTACTGACCACCGTTAATAAGTCCTTCTCCCTCACGCGCAATCCCTGGCACGTTCGGGAGTATTATGCCGATGGGTTAAAATCATTGATGGGAAAGTATTTCCCGAAGGTTGATACAAAAGGCATTCACGGCAACGAGAAGGTGATGACCTATTACGAACAGAATAAGGAATCGGTCAAGAAGCTAACTCGCTTCGATATTTTCAACCTGCAATACCGTCTTCCCCGCCGTTTGCTACAGGTGCCCTACGACCTGATGAACCGCCTGAACCGCAACCGACTTCTGCAAGCCGACGGTATTGCCGCCGAAATCGACTACACCGATTATTTGGTGAGCAAAGACCCCGCCGGAAGCCTGGATTTCTTTTATATAGCGACGAAGTAA
- a CDS encoding class I SAM-dependent methyltransferase: MDDPKRIVKAGYDKLGSRYRTYYEQAVPQRYTNWLTAFAQLLSPGTRVLELGCADGIPTARYLSQHVNYLGVDISPVQIEHARVNVPMANFAVADMATLRFPDHSFGGVIALYSIIHLPVAEQPALVNAIYQWLKPEGYFLCILGADKWTGTEADWIEPGTLMYWSHTDAATYTYWFKEAGFTVIDSHFVDEGNGGHTFFLLKK; the protein is encoded by the coding sequence TTGGATGATCCAAAACGCATTGTAAAAGCTGGGTATGACAAGCTCGGTAGTCGCTATCGGACTTATTATGAACAGGCAGTTCCGCAGCGCTATACCAACTGGTTAACCGCCTTTGCTCAACTTTTATCCCCAGGCACTCGTGTGCTCGAATTAGGCTGTGCCGATGGTATCCCAACGGCTCGTTACCTGAGTCAGCATGTTAACTATTTGGGCGTCGATATTTCACCGGTTCAGATCGAACACGCTCGGGTCAACGTTCCAATGGCGAACTTTGCCGTGGCAGATATGGCAACCCTTCGGTTTCCTGACCATTCGTTTGGCGGAGTTATCGCTTTATACTCCATCATTCATCTACCCGTAGCCGAACAGCCAGCTTTGGTTAACGCCATCTATCAATGGCTTAAGCCAGAGGGTTACTTTCTTTGTATCCTTGGCGCTGACAAGTGGACTGGTACAGAGGCTGACTGGATTGAACCCGGCACACTTATGTACTGGAGTCATACAGATGCGGCAACCTATACGTACTGGTTTAAAGAGGCAGGTTTCACCGTTATTGACAGCCACTTTGTCGATGAGGGTAACGGCGGGCACACCTTCTTTTTACTGAAAAAATAG
- a CDS encoding carboxypeptidase-like regulatory domain-containing protein: MDIQPQSNASVVLLVLLIFLLINQSSTYAQTDYVFQGKVVDAKTEQPLSYITLSMADGQISSETNKNGYFILKVPEHLKKDTLYLRALNYQLAQQPLTELAPVNSIIRLNAIPSESQVSTVDQYFSGAHSFQARDTLLKAIALIAKNYTDSPTLLHGFYREIIEKLQPSFCVSYTEGIIDVYKPSYYFTKKDDQIHFVKGRRKPLYTFTIPVLTPGPWASNMLDIVKYQEFLFRHGKLNQDYIFNLVGKTIIGDQPVYIIDFNPRSHQVSSGFFAGKLFLTTNGLAIIRSEYRLTEQGLNLINRSSNAQVYSTNLKGRSYTATYTKFGDRWSFQSGSITNNFTDVATISSFESRIDFVVTHRQSDNIQPFKAKDQAVYNRLPMQSFDRNSDEFLRGENYLMPVLPYPSLIESNK, from the coding sequence ATGGACATTCAACCTCAATCGAATGCAAGTGTTGTTCTGTTGGTCTTATTGATTTTTCTTTTAATAAATCAATCAAGTACATATGCCCAAACGGATTATGTTTTTCAAGGCAAGGTTGTGGATGCAAAAACTGAGCAGCCTTTATCTTATATTACTCTTTCAATGGCTGATGGGCAGATTAGTAGTGAAACAAATAAAAACGGTTATTTCATCTTGAAGGTACCTGAACACCTGAAGAAGGATACACTTTATTTAAGGGCCCTGAATTATCAACTAGCTCAACAACCTTTAACAGAATTAGCTCCTGTCAATTCTATTATTCGACTTAACGCTATTCCCTCCGAAAGCCAAGTTTCAACAGTTGATCAATATTTTAGCGGTGCCCACTCCTTCCAGGCAAGAGACACGCTTTTGAAAGCTATTGCACTCATTGCAAAAAATTATACTGACAGCCCAACTTTACTTCACGGCTTTTACCGAGAGATTATTGAAAAGTTACAGCCTAGTTTTTGTGTCTCCTACACAGAAGGGATAATTGATGTTTATAAACCGTCTTATTATTTTACCAAAAAAGACGATCAGATACACTTCGTCAAAGGTCGCAGAAAGCCACTATATACATTTACGATTCCTGTTTTGACTCCCGGGCCCTGGGCCAGTAATATGCTTGATATAGTTAAATATCAAGAATTTTTGTTTCGCCATGGTAAGCTAAATCAAGATTATATCTTTAATCTGGTAGGAAAAACGATAATTGGCGATCAGCCTGTCTATATTATTGATTTTAATCCCCGTTCTCACCAGGTAAGTAGTGGATTTTTTGCAGGTAAGCTATTCTTAACGACTAACGGCCTGGCGATAATTAGAAGTGAATATAGGTTAACAGAGCAAGGCCTTAACTTAATAAATAGGAGCAGTAACGCTCAGGTATATTCAACCAATTTGAAAGGGCGCTCCTATACAGCCACTTATACTAAATTTGGCGATCGTTGGTCTTTTCAAAGTGGCAGCATTACGAATAACTTCACAGACGTAGCAACTATTTCCTCGTTCGAATCTCGAATTGATTTCGTTGTTACCCATCGTCAATCAGATAATATTCAGCCATTTAAAGCAAAAGACCAAGCAGTATATAACAGATTGCCCATGCAGTCTTTTGACAGGAATAGCGATGAGTTTTTGAGGGGAGAAAACTATTTAATGCCAGTTCTTCCTTATCCGTCCCTAATTGAGAGCAACAAGTAA
- a CDS encoding DoxX family protein, with the protein MKKINVWYWIFTGLFAFAMLGSAIPDIMVVPMAVQGFREMGYPTYLIPFMGIAKLLGVFAILIPGYPRIKEWAYAGLFFDLLGATYSVYSIGKAPSDWLPMLVIILVGAGSYVFYHKKLAAKAALDQPNASVNTPIRSL; encoded by the coding sequence ATGAAAAAGATAAACGTCTGGTACTGGATCTTCACGGGTCTATTTGCTTTCGCTATGCTGGGATCGGCCATACCCGATATTATGGTTGTTCCGATGGCGGTTCAGGGATTCAGGGAAATGGGGTATCCAACCTATCTGATTCCATTTATGGGCATTGCCAAACTGCTGGGTGTATTTGCCATACTGATTCCGGGATATCCACGCATTAAGGAGTGGGCGTATGCGGGCTTATTTTTCGATTTGCTGGGCGCAACCTATTCCGTCTACAGCATCGGCAAAGCCCCCAGCGACTGGCTACCCATGCTGGTTATCATTCTTGTTGGCGCTGGCTCGTATGTCTTTTATCATAAAAAGCTGGCAGCCAAAGCTGCATTAGACCAACCAAATGCTTCGGTAAACACACCTATTCGATCTCTGTAA
- a CDS encoding BLUF domain-containing protein, translating into MDYCIVYLSSFLVHNDELLHIMHESKKNNRALGITGVLLYFNGSVIEVLEGKEENVKNAYETISRDSRHKHLIQLYANPVKKRYFPDWFMGYKTSTTIQFDHLKKLIPFNDNPSLQIPHKDNIILALVQLFYKNNYRN; encoded by the coding sequence ATGGACTATTGCATTGTTTACCTCAGTTCGTTTCTAGTGCACAATGACGAGTTGCTCCATATCATGCATGAAAGCAAAAAAAACAATCGGGCGTTGGGCATTACCGGTGTTTTACTATACTTCAATGGTAGTGTCATTGAGGTATTGGAAGGGAAGGAAGAAAACGTGAAAAATGCTTATGAAACCATTAGCCGGGATAGTCGACACAAGCACTTGATTCAGCTGTACGCCAATCCAGTCAAAAAAAGGTATTTCCCGGATTGGTTTATGGGGTATAAAACGTCAACAACGATTCAGTTTGACCACTTGAAAAAGCTGATTCCGTTTAATGATAATCCATCGTTACAGATACCCCATAAAGACAATATAATACTGGCACTGGTACAGCTTTTTTATAAAAATAATTACCGAAACTAA
- a CDS encoding FdhF/YdeP family oxidoreductase produces MNQNTPPEQLTGKLEVDEPYTEAAGLPAILKSFKQVLQGTDAARGWKALINMNQKDGFDCPSCAWPDPDGHRSRIAEYCESGAKAVADEVMTSHTASPVLFQRYSVNELLQKPDLWLSQQGRLTQPLILKPGEIHYEPISWDDAFQLIANQLNALDSPDEAIFYTSGRTSNEAAFLYQLFVRMFGTNNMPDCSNMCHESTSVALAESIGLGKASVKYEDYEKADVIMIMGQNPGTNSPRMLTPLEEAKRNGAKIIAVNPLHEAGLLAFRDPQSPRDMLFGAQKMTDVFLQVRINSDLALVKAMCKILLEEETKNPGKVLDQSFIQQYTSGYDAFVKSLDQFELNDLAAQCGLTVAQIREAVDLFKFTPKLIICWAMGLTQHRNSVETINEVINLLLLKGSIGIEGGGASPIRGHSNVQGDRTMGVWEKPKPEFLDSLKKVFNFEPPRNHGFDAVAAVKAMHEGKAKVFFGLGGNFAMAVSDTNYTADALKNCKLTVHVSTKLNRSHLHHGETALILPCLGRTDRDIQATGVQFVSCESTTGVVAQSHGVVDSVSNSLKSEIAIIGGLAKVTLGVKADRVDWDSLVAKYDRIRDLIEQTIPGFDNYNEQVRKPGGFYIPNGPRVREFKTNDGKAHFTLNTPNHHDLETGELLLMTIRSHDQFNTTVYGNDDRYRGVYNERRVVFMHPNDVANLGFKEKQVVDLHSHYNGKQRTAHKFIIVPYDIPVGCAAAYFPETNVLVPIDSIAEKSNTPTSKSIVIRVTPAVMEDSRQTVDQ; encoded by the coding sequence ATGAACCAGAATACGCCCCCGGAACAACTGACCGGCAAACTCGAAGTCGACGAACCTTATACAGAAGCTGCTGGCTTGCCCGCTATCCTTAAATCGTTTAAGCAAGTTCTTCAGGGGACAGATGCCGCTCGCGGTTGGAAAGCACTGATCAATATGAATCAGAAGGATGGATTCGACTGTCCCTCCTGTGCCTGGCCTGACCCGGATGGCCACCGCTCCCGAATTGCTGAATACTGCGAAAGCGGAGCCAAAGCTGTTGCCGATGAAGTAATGACCAGTCATACCGCATCACCGGTTTTGTTCCAACGCTATTCGGTAAATGAGTTGCTCCAGAAGCCTGATCTATGGCTGAGTCAGCAGGGGCGACTCACGCAGCCGCTGATCCTGAAACCCGGCGAGATACATTATGAGCCTATTTCGTGGGACGATGCCTTTCAGCTTATTGCCAACCAGCTCAACGCGCTGGATTCGCCCGACGAAGCCATTTTTTATACCTCTGGCCGAACTAGCAACGAAGCCGCTTTCCTGTATCAGTTATTCGTCCGGATGTTTGGCACAAACAACATGCCCGACTGTTCGAATATGTGCCACGAATCGACCAGCGTGGCCCTTGCTGAATCGATTGGGTTGGGAAAGGCATCGGTCAAATATGAAGACTATGAAAAGGCCGATGTGATCATGATTATGGGGCAGAATCCCGGTACCAACTCCCCCCGCATGTTAACGCCTTTAGAAGAAGCTAAACGGAATGGGGCCAAGATCATTGCCGTAAATCCGTTGCATGAAGCGGGCCTACTGGCCTTTAGGGACCCCCAAAGTCCTCGCGATATGCTGTTCGGGGCTCAGAAAATGACGGATGTATTTTTGCAGGTGCGCATCAACTCCGATCTCGCGCTTGTGAAAGCCATGTGCAAAATACTGCTGGAAGAGGAGACCAAGAACCCCGGCAAGGTGCTGGATCAGTCGTTCATTCAGCAATACACATCCGGCTATGACGCATTTGTAAAAAGTCTGGATCAGTTTGAACTAAACGACCTGGCGGCTCAATGCGGCCTGACGGTTGCTCAGATTCGGGAAGCGGTCGATTTGTTCAAATTTACGCCCAAGTTGATTATTTGCTGGGCAATGGGCCTGACCCAGCACCGCAATTCTGTCGAAACGATCAATGAGGTTATTAATTTACTCTTGCTCAAAGGCAGTATTGGCATTGAAGGGGGAGGAGCCAGTCCTATTCGCGGGCACAGCAACGTACAGGGCGATCGTACGATGGGTGTCTGGGAAAAACCTAAACCGGAGTTTCTTGATTCCCTTAAAAAAGTGTTCAACTTCGAGCCACCCCGCAACCATGGGTTTGACGCAGTGGCCGCCGTAAAGGCCATGCATGAGGGAAAGGCAAAGGTGTTTTTTGGCCTGGGTGGTAATTTTGCTATGGCCGTTTCGGATACAAATTATACCGCCGATGCGCTGAAGAATTGTAAACTAACGGTACATGTATCGACCAAGCTAAACCGAAGCCATCTGCATCATGGCGAAACGGCGCTGATTCTGCCCTGCCTGGGTCGCACCGACCGCGACATACAAGCCACCGGCGTTCAGTTTGTGAGTTGTGAGAGTACCACGGGTGTTGTCGCCCAGTCGCATGGGGTTGTAGACTCCGTGTCTAACAGCCTGAAAAGCGAAATTGCAATTATTGGTGGACTAGCAAAAGTAACCCTGGGTGTCAAAGCTGATCGTGTAGATTGGGATAGTCTTGTTGCCAAGTACGATCGCATCCGCGACCTTATCGAACAGACAATACCGGGTTTCGACAACTACAACGAGCAGGTGCGCAAACCGGGCGGATTTTATATTCCCAACGGGCCGCGCGTTCGGGAGTTCAAGACGAACGACGGCAAGGCGCATTTTACACTAAACACGCCCAACCATCACGATCTGGAAACCGGCGAATTGCTGTTGATGACCATTCGGAGTCATGACCAGTTCAATACAACCGTGTATGGAAATGACGACCGCTATCGAGGTGTTTACAATGAACGGCGGGTGGTATTTATGCACCCGAACGATGTAGCCAATCTGGGCTTTAAAGAAAAACAGGTCGTGGATCTGCACAGTCACTACAACGGAAAACAGCGTACGGCTCATAAATTCATTATCGTTCCGTACGATATTCCGGTCGGTTGTGCGGCTGCCTACTTCCCCGAAACAAACGTGCTGGTGCCCATTGATTCGATAGCCGAAAAAAGCAACACGCCCACCTCAAAGTCGATTGTCATTCGAGTAACCCCGGCAGTAATGGAGGATTCCAGGCAAACTGTTGATCAATAA
- a CDS encoding App1 family protein has protein sequence MKEFGQPPFPDERKISLKAKVKFYFLKFLRLTDRPVVKVYRGFGNDEHLKVYGHVFRRSALPRRKYRDIDFVNLLAVIRLFLVRPYAKALVRVRYGEQVMEVLADNDGCFQVELPLASSLSPGWHRVLVQLISQTLTPEAVLAEGEGHVLIPHPTRYMCISDIDDTFLVSHSATITKRLLVLLTENAHSRMPFDGVVAHYKMLAEADNGLHVSNPFFYVSSSEWNLYDYILEFSQKNGLPDGVYRLSKLKRLSQVLKTGKGKHHTKFDRIVQIIDTYPTRQFILLGDDSQEDPIIYESIVRQYSQQIRCVYIRQIHIEHKVRTQSLMAQIEEQGVASCYFVHSADARKHSIAIGLVGR, from the coding sequence ATGAAGGAGTTTGGTCAACCCCCTTTTCCCGATGAGCGAAAAATAAGCCTGAAGGCTAAGGTGAAGTTCTATTTTTTGAAATTCCTGCGACTGACAGACAGGCCAGTGGTGAAAGTTTATCGTGGTTTTGGGAACGATGAACACCTAAAAGTGTATGGGCATGTTTTTCGCCGGAGTGCCCTGCCCCGGCGAAAATACCGGGATATTGATTTTGTCAATCTGCTGGCTGTCATTCGCCTGTTTTTGGTGCGCCCTTATGCAAAAGCGTTGGTTCGGGTACGGTATGGAGAGCAGGTGATGGAGGTTCTTGCTGATAACGATGGATGTTTTCAGGTCGAATTGCCGCTGGCTAGCTCATTGTCGCCCGGATGGCATCGGGTGCTTGTTCAACTTATATCGCAAACCCTTACACCCGAAGCGGTATTGGCTGAGGGCGAAGGCCATGTGCTGATACCACACCCAACGCGGTACATGTGTATATCAGATATTGATGATACTTTCCTGGTTTCACATTCGGCCACGATTACGAAACGACTCCTGGTTTTACTGACCGAAAACGCCCACAGCCGCATGCCCTTCGACGGCGTTGTTGCGCATTATAAAATGCTTGCCGAAGCCGATAATGGGTTGCATGTGTCCAATCCGTTTTTCTACGTGTCGAGTAGTGAATGGAATCTGTATGATTACATTCTGGAGTTCTCGCAAAAAAATGGGCTTCCCGATGGCGTATACCGCCTGAGCAAACTTAAGCGATTGTCGCAAGTGCTGAAAACGGGCAAAGGGAAGCACCATACGAAGTTCGACCGGATTGTGCAGATTATTGACACCTACCCAACTCGTCAGTTTATTTTGCTTGGCGACGATTCGCAGGAAGATCCGATCATTTATGAGTCTATTGTCCGGCAATATTCTCAACAAATCCGGTGTGTATATATACGGCAAATTCACATCGAACATAAAGTCCGAACGCAGAGTTTAATGGCACAAATAGAGGAACAGGGAGTTGCTTCCTGCTACTTCGTTCATAGTGCCGACGCCCGGAAACATTCAATTGCTATTGGGCTGGTGGGCAGATGA
- a CDS encoding diacylglycerol/lipid kinase family protein, producing the protein MIFLFAINPVSGGNDKTSWEEGIRNHFADTPHVIHLFHLNGKTDDTTIRQQIEEHKPDRVVAVGGDGTIKLVATALLNTTIPLGVLPAGSANGMARELGIPPDVEGSLALLTDGVPRATDIISINEGDICLHLSDIGLNAQLVRYYERNNLRGKLGYLRGVVKVLHKRRLMRISITVGDECVQRVAFMVVLANARMYGTGAVINPEGNPFDGQFEVVIFRRLSFWEIIKLFWRYRPFDPRKIEIYPATSVTIETHRRAYFQVDGEYRGRITTLKAEVKPGAVQILVPEEK; encoded by the coding sequence TTGATATTTTTATTTGCAATTAACCCAGTTTCGGGTGGCAATGATAAAACTAGTTGGGAAGAGGGTATCCGCAATCACTTTGCAGACACACCTCATGTCATTCATCTGTTCCACCTCAACGGCAAAACAGATGATACTACGATTCGGCAGCAAATTGAGGAACACAAACCCGACCGTGTAGTGGCTGTTGGGGGCGACGGAACGATTAAACTCGTGGCAACTGCCCTCCTGAACACAACTATTCCACTTGGTGTATTACCGGCAGGTTCGGCCAATGGCATGGCTCGCGAACTGGGTATCCCCCCCGACGTGGAAGGCAGTCTGGCTTTGCTGACCGATGGCGTTCCCAGAGCAACAGACATTATCTCCATCAATGAGGGGGACATTTGTTTACATCTGAGCGATATAGGACTTAATGCGCAACTGGTCAGGTATTATGAGCGAAATAATTTGCGGGGCAAGTTAGGCTACCTGCGGGGGGTCGTGAAAGTGCTACATAAACGGCGATTAATGCGTATATCAATTACTGTAGGCGATGAGTGCGTACAGCGTGTTGCGTTTATGGTTGTGCTGGCAAATGCCCGGATGTATGGCACAGGGGCCGTTATTAATCCCGAGGGAAACCCTTTCGATGGCCAATTCGAAGTCGTGATTTTCAGGCGCTTATCTTTTTGGGAAATCATTAAACTTTTCTGGCGGTACCGACCCTTTGACCCCCGGAAAATTGAAATTTATCCGGCTACATCCGTAACAATTGAGACGCACCGCCGAGCCTATTTTCAGGTAGATGGCGAATATCGTGGACGGATTACAACCTTGAAAGCCGAGGTCAAGCCAGGGGCGGTACAAATCCTGGTTCCTGAGGAAAAGTGA
- the nudK gene encoding GDP-mannose pyrophosphatase NudK, whose protein sequence is MFSEYTERVEITEEKLLSNNWYVLKRFTFNYLGKNGEWTSQQREAYDRGNGATILLHNPKTDTVILTRQFRLPTFVNGNPTGMLIETCAGLLDDEDPDDAIRRETEEETGYRIQSVEKVMEAYMSPGSVTEKLFFYVAEYSADTERHVGGGIDEEEIDILELSVRQAMAMIDRGEIMDGKTIMLLQYLRLRQLAHP, encoded by the coding sequence ATGTTTTCTGAATATACCGAACGTGTAGAAATAACGGAAGAGAAATTACTGTCGAACAATTGGTACGTCCTCAAGCGGTTTACGTTCAACTATCTGGGTAAAAATGGCGAATGGACGAGCCAGCAACGTGAAGCTTACGACCGAGGAAACGGCGCAACGATTTTGCTGCACAATCCTAAAACAGATACAGTTATCCTGACAAGACAATTTCGCCTGCCCACTTTTGTGAATGGGAATCCAACGGGTATGTTGATCGAAACCTGCGCGGGTCTGCTGGATGACGAAGACCCCGATGATGCCATTCGGCGGGAAACGGAAGAGGAAACCGGCTACCGGATTCAATCGGTAGAAAAAGTAATGGAAGCGTATATGAGTCCCGGCTCGGTTACAGAAAAGTTATTTTTCTATGTAGCCGAATACTCCGCAGATACCGAACGCCATGTCGGGGGCGGTATCGACGAAGAAGAAATTGACATCCTGGAACTGTCTGTTCGTCAGGCAATGGCGATGATTGACCGGGGCGAAATTATGGACGGCAAAACGATCATGCTATTGCAGTATTTGAGATTGAGGCAGTTGGCGCACCCTTGA
- a CDS encoding DeoR/GlpR family DNA-binding transcription regulator yields MNFQHRKQIILQTVDEQGSVDVHELAEILQTSEMTVRRDLVQLAASGLLFRTRGGAMKVSLATDQFRFENKAAVNAERKDYICQLAAQEIQEGDIIFMDCGSTLFRLCQFIRNKRITVITNSLPVVAELMSSEVTVNLVGGEVDKERQAIHGLMAEEHIARYRANRAFMGVDGISLEHGLSANSEKEASIAMAIALQTDKVYLLCDSSKLETNKYLYFAPLSLFDILITDKEAKPDVIAAYRQAGITLIN; encoded by the coding sequence ATGAATTTCCAACACAGGAAGCAGATTATTTTACAAACGGTCGATGAGCAGGGTTCTGTTGACGTGCATGAACTTGCCGAAATTCTACAAACATCAGAGATGACCGTCCGGCGCGATTTAGTACAACTGGCCGCTTCTGGGTTACTTTTCCGGACGCGCGGTGGCGCCATGAAAGTGAGCCTGGCAACCGACCAATTCCGGTTTGAAAACAAAGCAGCTGTCAATGCCGAACGAAAGGATTACATCTGCCAACTGGCCGCCCAGGAGATTCAGGAAGGCGACATTATTTTTATGGACTGCGGCAGTACCTTGTTTAGACTGTGTCAGTTCATCCGCAACAAGCGCATAACCGTTATCACGAACTCGCTGCCGGTGGTAGCTGAGTTGATGTCGTCTGAGGTAACTGTCAATTTGGTGGGTGGCGAAGTTGATAAAGAACGACAGGCGATTCACGGTTTAATGGCCGAAGAACACATAGCCCGCTACCGGGCCAACCGGGCGTTTATGGGTGTTGATGGTATTTCTCTTGAACACGGCCTGAGTGCAAACAGCGAAAAGGAAGCTAGTATAGCTATGGCCATTGCCCTTCAAACAGATAAAGTTTACCTTCTCTGCGATTCCTCGAAATTAGAAACCAACAAATACCTCTATTTTGCGCCCCTAAGCCTGTTTGATATATTAATTACCGATAAAGAAGCCAAGCCGGATGTAATAGCGGCTTATCGACAGGCGGGTATCACGCTGATTAATTAA